From the Juglans microcarpa x Juglans regia isolate MS1-56 chromosome 3D, Jm3101_v1.0, whole genome shotgun sequence genome, the window GGACAATCGAACTCAGCCAACAACGTGCATggagacatatatataaatatataaatatatatatatatatacatatatatatatatacacacatcaGCATATCTACTTGTTAATGAAGCTTGGTCCTCATTCGTACCCTTTTTTTCTAGGGAATTGGGTGCCCTCTCACgcatataataataacatgGACTGTCAAAGTTGCAGTCAGATCCGGTACTGCTTGAAGCTAGAGTACTCACTGCATAATTAAAGCAGTGAtgagaaaattttcttcttcaggaTTATAATATTACCATCATTTTCCACTAAATCCATCGAAAGCGGTACAtatgtataaaattaataaCTACCATGCACATACAAACACTGCAACATACTTTAACACAATGATTTGTACCTAAAACCATTTAGTAAGGACGTTCGCCGTCGTTATTTCCCGGAGGATCGTAGTTGCAGGTCACAAATATCCCACCACTGTTACACCTGACCCTGGCGCAGCCGAGATGCGTTGTGTCGCGCCAGACAATCTGAGTGTAGTGTCTGCACTCATCGCCAACACACGAGTTGGTCTCATAGTCATAGTATTGCTTCTCATCTACCCACATCTTCACTGCCTCTATTGCGGTAAAGCCACTCCAGCCAGCAGCAATGTTTTCCGAATAGGGTCCCATGGAATGCTCCAAGTTGCAGTCCCTCCTCTCACGAGCATAGTTTTGAGCATAGGCTGCAAGGGTATCGTCCCAAGAAATAGGACCAACACCAACTTCATCACGAGCTGCATTGTGTGCATCCAAAAAGTCTTGGTCGGAGTTTT encodes:
- the LOC121255509 gene encoding basic form of pathogenesis-related protein 1-like, translated to MGLSKFMLAICFAGLTLTHDLALAQNSDQDFLDAHNAARDEVGVGPISWDDTLAAYAQNYARERRDCNLEHSMGPYSENIAAGWSGFTAIEAVKMWVDEKQYYDYETNSCVGDECRHYTQIVWRDTTHLGCARVRCNSGGIFVTCNYDPPGNNDGERPY